A genomic stretch from Deltaproteobacteria bacterium includes:
- a CDS encoding HypC/HybG/HupF family hydrogenase formation chaperone has translation MCLAVPGELLEITDTNPITRRGKVSFGGIVKEINLAFVPEATVGDYVLVHIGFALSKIDEKEAKSIFSFIEDIGHLEELVEER, from the coding sequence ATGTGCTTAGCTGTTCCGGGAGAATTACTTGAAATTACCGATACTAATCCAATTACGCGGCGCGGGAAAGTTTCGTTTGGCGGAATAGTTAAGGAGATAAATCTAGCTTTTGTTCCCGAAGCTACGGTTGGGGACTACGTGCTCGTCCACATTGGCTTTGCGTTAAGCAAAATAGACGAGAAGGAAGCAAAAAGTATATTTTCGTTTATTGAAGACATAGGTCATCTCGAAGAATTAGTCGAGGAGAGATAA
- a CDS encoding hydrogenase maturation nickel metallochaperone HypA: MHEASMIRDLVLKIEQIAKEQSAESVSVVRVKLGALSHCSAEHFREHFEQEALGTCAENALLEIEELSDERDEKLAQAILLDSVDLK, from the coding sequence ATGCACGAGGCATCAATGATAAGAGATTTGGTATTAAAAATCGAGCAAATCGCTAAGGAGCAAAGCGCCGAGTCGGTATCCGTCGTAAGAGTCAAACTGGGGGCCTTAAGTCACTGTTCTGCAGAACATTTTAGAGAGCATTTTGAACAAGAGGCACTAGGCACTTGTGCCGAGAACGCATTATTAGAAATCGAGGAGCTAAGTGATGAGCGCGACGAAAAGCTTGCGCAAGCAATTCTTCTCGACAGCGTAGATTTAAAATAA
- a CDS encoding HNH endonuclease: protein MKVITWQRAVTLFFLGKVEVVHEYEHEISSVSIAIKMPSVVRLLQFVHLGRRKPPLSKLNVLARDNFSCQYCERALTYRDATFDHVLPRSQGGGNSWTNIVTACHSCNRKKGGKTPQQAKMKLCKNPVEPDWLPVLTMRIDVKLPDSWIVFLSHNADLQN from the coding sequence ATGAAGGTCATCACGTGGCAACGTGCAGTGACTCTTTTTTTTCTCGGCAAGGTCGAAGTAGTTCACGAGTACGAGCATGAAATTAGCTCTGTTTCGATAGCTATTAAAATGCCCTCTGTGGTGCGTTTGCTTCAGTTTGTCCATTTGGGCAGGCGGAAGCCGCCTCTTAGCAAATTAAATGTTTTAGCGCGCGATAATTTTTCGTGTCAGTATTGCGAAAGGGCGCTTACATACCGAGATGCCACTTTCGATCACGTCCTTCCTCGCTCTCAAGGAGGTGGCAATAGTTGGACAAATATCGTAACTGCCTGCCACTCGTGCAATCGAAAAAAAGGTGGCAAGACTCCTCAACAGGCCAAAATGAAGTTATGTAAGAATCCAGTGGAACCAGACTGGCTCCCCGTCCTCACTATGCGAATAGACGTCAAACTGCCGGACTCTTGGATAGTGTTCCTTTCACATAACGCCGACTTACAAAACTAA
- the hypD gene encoding hydrogenase formation protein HypD — protein MKFVDEYRDATAARRISELIRAKTTKPWKIMEICGGQTHSIVRFGIGELLPQEITLVHGPGCPVCVTPIEVIDRALAIASLNNVIFCTFADMLRVPGTSGDLFSIKGRGGDIRFMYSPLEALAIAKANPDKEVVFFAVGFETTAPATAMTAFQAKTENLSNFSLLVSHVLVPPAIEAILCPKNSGIQGFLAAGHVCTVMGYAEYEPLAKKYGVPIVVTGFEPIDILSGIYLCVKQLEEGRAEVENQYSRSVKREGAREAQALVNQVFEPTMRKWRGIGGIDRSGLKFRPDYEKLDAEIRFNVSLIEREEDSLCISGSILQGFKKPFECPAFGTSCTPEHPLGATMVSSEGACSAYYKYRRDDRETAFAEA, from the coding sequence ATGAAGTTTGTAGATGAGTATAGAGATGCCACGGCTGCAAGGCGCATCAGTGAATTAATTCGGGCTAAAACCACGAAACCTTGGAAAATAATGGAAATATGTGGTGGCCAAACGCATTCTATCGTTCGCTTTGGCATAGGAGAGTTGTTGCCACAAGAGATTACTCTCGTCCATGGGCCTGGTTGCCCGGTCTGTGTAACACCTATCGAGGTTATCGACCGAGCGTTGGCAATCGCTTCGCTAAACAACGTAATTTTTTGCACCTTTGCCGATATGCTTCGCGTGCCGGGAACAAGTGGTGATTTGTTTTCTATAAAAGGCCGTGGTGGCGATATAAGGTTTATGTATTCTCCCCTCGAAGCTTTAGCAATAGCTAAGGCTAACCCCGACAAGGAGGTTGTATTTTTTGCAGTTGGATTTGAGACAACTGCGCCCGCAACGGCTATGACTGCGTTTCAGGCAAAGACGGAAAATCTCAGCAATTTTTCATTGCTAGTCTCTCATGTCTTAGTTCCCCCGGCGATAGAAGCCATACTTTGCCCAAAAAACAGCGGCATTCAAGGTTTTCTAGCGGCCGGCCATGTTTGCACAGTTATGGGATATGCGGAGTATGAACCTTTAGCAAAAAAATATGGCGTTCCAATAGTGGTTACTGGGTTTGAACCAATTGATATTTTGAGTGGCATTTATTTGTGCGTTAAGCAATTGGAGGAAGGTCGAGCGGAAGTTGAGAATCAATACTCGCGCTCAGTAAAGCGAGAAGGCGCACGAGAAGCACAAGCACTTGTCAATCAAGTATTTGAGCCAACCATGAGGAAGTGGAGAGGAATTGGTGGCATCGATCGCAGTGGTTTAAAATTTCGACCAGATTACGAAAAGCTTGACGCCGAAATTCGCTTCAATGTCTCTCTTATAGAACGAGAGGAAGATTCGCTTTGCATTAGCGGAAGCATTCTCCAAGGTTTTAAAAAACCTTTCGAGTGTCCGGCCTTTGGGACTAGTTGCACGCCTGAACATCCGCTTGGCGCCACAATGGTATCTTCGGAAGGAGCATGTTCGGCATACTACAAGTATAGAAGAGACGATAGAGAAACGGCGTTTGCGGAAGCCTGA
- the hypE gene encoding hydrogenase expression/formation protein HypE: MDDPFLKNLSCPISIEKYPNITLAHGGGGRMSDTLIRELFHSAFANEVILKHCDSAVVTLPRKNIAMTTDSYVVSPLFFPGGDIGKIAVHGTINDLAMSGARPLYISAAFILEEGFPIEKLWKIVLSMKQAADESEVQIIAGDTKVVDKGKCDGVFITTTGVGVIEHNLDISPKSIAVGDTILLSGDIGRHGIAIISAREELDMSSTIESDSAPLWAAVCEMLQAGINIHCLRDLTRGGLASALVEIAETSKLHFNVKEREIQVHEKVRGVSEFLGFDPLHIANEGRFIAIVAPKDSNKALEILRAYNAAANTIGHIDKKSPRRVTLETVVGTRRIVDMLSGEQLPRIC; the protein is encoded by the coding sequence ATGGATGATCCATTTTTAAAAAATTTAAGCTGTCCCATTTCAATTGAGAAATACCCAAATATTACTTTGGCACATGGTGGAGGTGGTCGCATGAGCGACACGCTCATTAGAGAGTTATTTCACAGCGCTTTTGCCAATGAGGTTATTTTAAAGCACTGCGATTCAGCGGTTGTAACCTTGCCGCGAAAAAATATTGCTATGACGACGGATTCGTATGTCGTTTCGCCGTTATTCTTCCCCGGAGGAGACATTGGAAAGATTGCCGTGCACGGCACGATAAACGATCTAGCCATGAGTGGCGCAAGGCCCCTTTATATAAGCGCAGCTTTTATATTAGAAGAGGGTTTTCCGATTGAAAAACTTTGGAAAATAGTTTTATCGATGAAGCAAGCGGCTGATGAATCTGAAGTGCAGATAATTGCGGGTGACACAAAAGTAGTCGATAAGGGAAAATGCGACGGAGTATTTATCACGACTACAGGCGTAGGAGTAATTGAGCACAACTTAGACATTTCGCCAAAGTCGATTGCGGTAGGAGATACTATTTTATTAAGCGGCGATATTGGCCGGCATGGCATTGCCATAATTAGTGCCCGCGAAGAGCTAGACATGAGTTCGACGATCGAAAGCGACTCTGCTCCCCTATGGGCAGCAGTTTGTGAAATGCTACAAGCAGGCATAAACATCCACTGCTTAAGGGATTTAACTCGCGGTGGTCTAGCAAGCGCACTGGTAGAAATAGCAGAAACGAGCAAGCTACATTTTAACGTTAAAGAGCGAGAAATACAGGTTCACGAGAAGGTTAGAGGCGTATCAGAATTTTTGGGCTTCGACCCCTTGCACATTGCAAACGAGGGCAGGTTTATTGCAATTGTTGCACCAAAAGACAGCAATAAGGCGCTTGAAATTTTACGCGCTTACAATGCAGCTGCTAATACAATAGGACACATAGACAAAAAATCCCCTCGCCGCGTTACTCTTGAAACCGTTGTGGGCACCAGGCGAATTGTAGATATGCTGAGCGGAGAACAGTTACCTAGGATTTGTTAG
- a CDS encoding ATP-binding protein, producing MHFYKERALGEKLKQLFSYFPVVVVSGARQVGKTELVTHLFGDIAKLVTFDPIIDVGAAREDPELFLNSQTTPIILDEIQYVPALTAVIKRKVDQNRVPGQYILTGSQQWEVMKNLSESLAGRAVFLDLDSFSLSEMANLYADKTYRPWLVRWLADRNEIEQNTSPKRIEINLYETLWTGSLPEATSLPRDVITDFHAGYIRTYIERDIRLLLTETDLVKFRKFYQLSSALTAQEINFSEFGRELGADYKVVQKWLSVLQATFQWYEIPAYFNNPVKRIAKKPKGIFSDTGLACHLLGIPKPEIIAGHPMYGRLFESLVIREMMKQLALMRPRPNLYHWRSHKKQEVDLIVECDNRLYPIEIKGKSNPDKNDLSGITAFRQAYPRDRVANGLIISAGERVYALSENDCVVPWNVS from the coding sequence ATGCATTTCTACAAAGAACGCGCTCTTGGGGAGAAACTTAAGCAACTTTTTTCTTATTTTCCTGTTGTTGTTGTTAGCGGTGCGCGTCAGGTAGGAAAAACCGAATTAGTAACACACCTCTTTGGGGATATCGCAAAATTAGTCACATTTGACCCAATAATTGATGTTGGAGCCGCTAGAGAAGACCCTGAGCTATTTCTAAATAGCCAAACGACGCCAATTATTCTCGACGAAATTCAATACGTCCCGGCACTTACCGCAGTCATTAAGAGAAAAGTCGATCAAAACCGAGTTCCCGGACAATACATTTTAACAGGGTCTCAGCAGTGGGAGGTTATGAAAAATCTCTCTGAGAGTTTGGCTGGAAGGGCTGTGTTTCTAGACCTGGACAGTTTCTCGCTTAGCGAGATGGCGAATCTCTACGCAGACAAAACATATCGGCCATGGCTTGTTCGTTGGCTCGCAGACCGCAATGAAATCGAACAAAACACCTCGCCAAAGCGCATTGAAATTAACCTCTACGAAACGCTCTGGACAGGTTCTCTACCCGAGGCAACTAGCCTTCCTCGAGATGTCATTACTGATTTTCACGCAGGATACATTAGAACCTATATCGAACGAGATATCCGCTTGCTGCTTACTGAAACAGATTTGGTGAAGTTTAGAAAATTTTATCAGCTTTCGAGCGCGCTTACGGCACAGGAGATAAATTTTTCGGAATTCGGTAGAGAGCTGGGAGCGGATTACAAAGTAGTGCAAAAGTGGCTTTCGGTACTACAGGCCACATTCCAATGGTATGAAATTCCTGCTTACTTCAATAACCCCGTAAAACGCATCGCAAAAAAACCAAAAGGCATCTTCTCTGACACCGGTCTTGCTTGCCACCTTTTAGGAATTCCTAAACCGGAAATCATTGCCGGGCATCCCATGTATGGCCGCCTTTTTGAGAGCTTGGTGATACGAGAGATGATGAAGCAACTTGCGCTAATGCGTCCGAGACCAAATCTATACCATTGGCGAAGTCATAAAAAGCAGGAAGTAGATTTAATCGTCGAATGCGATAACCGACTCTATCCAATCGAAATAAAGGGCAAAAGCAACCCCGATAAGAACGATCTAAGTGGCATAACAGCTTTTCGCCAAGCGTATCCACGAGACAGAGTTGCAAATGGGCTGATAATTTCAGCCGGCGAGCGAGTTTATGCACTATCAGAGAATGATTGCGTTGTTCCCTGGAATGTTTCCTAG
- the hypF gene encoding carbamoyltransferase HypF, translating into MTSGFFHNSALDAKSDIERVKALIKGVVQGVGFRPLVFRLATDLVLFGSVKNTCHGVCIDIEGTKEKIDIFFKNLNKKAVSPISISSIDRSSEPLLGYKVFSIEKSTDEHSHSSALSPDLAICGECIADISDSRNRRYRYPFTTCSACGPRFSIVESLPYDRDNTSMRAFQMCAQCREEFENPSNRRFHAQTNACSACGPELKLLDSSGKLLLCGDAALSATVNYIKKGHIVALKGLGGFQLLADATSDQAVSILRERKQRKSKPFAVMFPSLSELTRHCLTSIYEENVLVGRQAPIVLVRKKAANIFGLSAFVAPENPFLGAMLPYTPLHYLLCNELGIPIIATSGNQSDEPICIDNAEALEQLSNIADLFLVHDRAIIHHVDDSIVQFIDKQPQVIRLARGFIPLSVPREKTGEFALATGGHLKNAVVMALHDEIIVSQYIGSLDTGKSRDVFSKVVRNLENIYRAAPKTIIHDLHPDYFSTSTFTSRPAAKISVQHHIGHAFSCFCEHKLSFPALAISWDGTGYGTDQTVWGAEFFLLRDSEVRRVGSFKPFMLPGGERAVYEPRRSAIGLLYEIFGKDVLGFKTLPSIQSFTGEELSLLEQMLEKKINSPYCSSMGRLFDGVSSLLGLVQKSDYEAEAAIRLESISQLSTLNKSYDFKFSYANVGGENILTADWGFLIRSILEDIGNGKPQCDISLKFHHTLATIACRVAEVFGIEQIILSGGCFQNRTLCQLVKKCLEAKNFRPFFNQLIPTNDNGLAFGQMAYYEKYLSQQ; encoded by the coding sequence ATGACGTCGGGCTTTTTTCACAATAGCGCCTTGGATGCGAAATCAGATATTGAGCGCGTTAAAGCTTTAATAAAGGGAGTGGTTCAGGGAGTAGGATTTAGACCTTTGGTGTTTAGACTTGCTACCGACTTGGTTTTATTCGGAAGCGTAAAAAATACTTGTCACGGCGTCTGCATCGATATTGAGGGAACAAAGGAAAAGATTGATATTTTTTTCAAAAATCTAAACAAAAAGGCTGTTAGTCCGATTAGCATTTCAAGTATTGACCGCTCTAGCGAACCGCTTCTGGGCTATAAAGTTTTTTCCATAGAGAAAAGCACAGATGAACATTCTCACAGCAGCGCACTTTCGCCCGATCTAGCGATTTGCGGCGAATGTATTGCTGACATTTCCGACTCTCGCAATCGGCGCTACCGTTATCCATTTACCACTTGCAGCGCCTGTGGGCCTAGATTTAGCATTGTTGAATCACTGCCATACGACCGCGATAACACTTCAATGCGTGCGTTTCAAATGTGTGCACAGTGCAGGGAAGAATTTGAGAATCCAAGCAATCGGCGCTTTCACGCACAGACAAATGCTTGTAGTGCTTGTGGGCCTGAGCTTAAACTATTGGATTCGAGTGGAAAACTTCTATTATGTGGCGATGCTGCGCTAAGTGCGACAGTTAATTACATAAAGAAAGGTCATATCGTCGCTTTAAAAGGCTTGGGAGGATTTCAACTCTTAGCAGACGCTACTAGCGACCAAGCTGTATCTATTCTGCGAGAGCGCAAGCAGCGAAAGTCTAAACCTTTTGCAGTCATGTTTCCCTCCCTTAGCGAGTTAACAAGACATTGCCTTACCTCCATTTACGAGGAAAATGTTTTAGTTGGACGCCAAGCCCCTATAGTGCTCGTCAGAAAAAAGGCTGCTAACATTTTTGGCCTTTCCGCTTTCGTGGCTCCAGAAAACCCCTTCCTAGGTGCGATGCTCCCTTATACTCCACTGCACTACCTCTTATGTAATGAGCTTGGCATACCAATTATCGCCACTAGTGGAAATCAGTCAGATGAGCCAATTTGCATAGACAACGCGGAAGCCTTGGAGCAGTTGTCTAATATTGCGGACTTATTTTTGGTTCACGACAGAGCCATAATTCATCACGTTGACGATTCGATAGTGCAGTTTATTGACAAGCAGCCGCAGGTAATTAGGCTAGCTCGTGGATTTATTCCGCTGTCAGTCCCTAGAGAAAAAACTGGCGAGTTTGCGCTAGCTACCGGGGGGCATTTAAAAAACGCTGTTGTCATGGCGCTTCATGACGAAATAATAGTAAGTCAATACATAGGCTCGCTCGATACTGGCAAATCTAGGGACGTTTTTTCTAAAGTCGTTAGGAACTTAGAAAACATTTATCGCGCTGCGCCAAAAACTATTATTCACGATTTGCACCCCGATTATTTTTCTACTTCGACGTTTACCTCGCGTCCGGCGGCGAAGATCTCCGTTCAACATCACATAGGACACGCCTTTTCTTGCTTTTGCGAGCACAAACTTTCTTTTCCAGCACTAGCTATTAGCTGGGATGGGACGGGTTACGGCACTGACCAGACTGTTTGGGGTGCTGAGTTTTTTTTGCTTAGGGATAGCGAAGTTAGAAGAGTAGGTAGTTTTAAGCCATTTATGCTTCCAGGTGGAGAGAGAGCCGTTTATGAGCCGCGGCGTTCTGCCATAGGCTTGCTTTATGAAATCTTCGGCAAAGATGTGTTGGGATTTAAAACTCTTCCAAGCATTCAGAGTTTTACTGGAGAAGAGTTAAGTCTTTTGGAACAGATGCTAGAGAAAAAAATAAATTCCCCATATTGCTCCAGCATGGGAAGACTCTTTGATGGTGTTTCATCGCTCTTAGGGTTAGTGCAAAAATCAGACTACGAAGCCGAAGCCGCGATTCGACTAGAATCAATCTCGCAATTGAGTACTTTGAATAAAAGTTATGATTTTAAGTTTAGCTATGCGAATGTTGGAGGTGAGAATATTCTTACTGCAGACTGGGGCTTTTTAATTAGAAGTATTTTGGAAGATATTGGTAACGGCAAACCACAATGCGATATTAGCTTAAAATTCCATCACACCTTGGCTACTATTGCCTGCCGTGTGGCCGAGGTTTTTGGTATCGAACAAATAATTCTGTCTGGCGGCTGTTTTCAAAACAGAACCTTATGTCAGTTAGTTAAGAAATGTTTAGAAGCTAAGAATTTTAGGCCGTTTTTTAATCAATTAATACCGACTAATGACAATGGTTTAGCTTTTGGACAAATGGCGTATTATGAGAAATACTTAAGTCAACAGTGA